The Ochotona princeps isolate mOchPri1 chromosome 26, mOchPri1.hap1, whole genome shotgun sequence genome contains a region encoding:
- the LOC131478017 gene encoding sulfotransferase 1C1 produces the protein MSLNAMQNLHVEEPETKEVNGILMTKMISDNWDKIWNFQAKPDDLLIATYAKAGTTWTQEIVDMIQNDGDVQKCQRANTFDRHPFLEWTLPPPLNSGLDLANKMPSPRTLKTHLPVQMLPPSFWKENSKIIYVARNAKDCLVSYYHFSRMNKMVPDPGKWEEYVETFKAGKVLWGSWYDHVKGWWDAKDQHRILYLFYEDMKEDPKREIEKILKFLEKDIAEEVLDKIIYHTSFDVMKQNPMANYTTLPTSIMDHSISPFMRKGMPGDWKNYFTVAQNEEFDKDYQRKMEGSTLTFRTEI, from the exons ATGTCCTTGAACGCCATGCAAAATCTCCACGTGGAGGAGCCAGAGACCAAAGAAGTGAATGGAATCCTGATGACCAAGATGATAAGTGATAATTGGGACAAAATCTGGAATTTCCAAGCCAAGCCTGATGATCTCCTCATTGCAACCTATGCAAAGGCAG GTACAACGTGGACCCAGGAGATCGTGGACATGATCCAGAATGACGGAGATGTACAGAAATGCCAGCGGGCCAACACCTTCGACAGGCACCCTTTCCTTGAGTGgactctgcccccacccctcaaCTCTG GTCTGGATCTAGCTAACAAAATGCCTTCTCCCAGAACTCTGAAGACCCACCTGCCTGTTCAGATGCTACCACCTTCTTTTTGGAAAGAAAATTCAAAG ATCATTTATGTAGCTAGAAATGCCAAGGACTGTCTCGTGTCCTACTACCACTTCTCAAGGATGAATAAAATGGTGCCTGACCCTGGAAAGTGGGAGGAATATGTCGAGACATTCAAAGCTGGGAAAG TGCTGTGGGGCTCCTGGTATGACCACGTGAAGGGATGGTGGGATGCAAAAGACCAGCACCGCATTCTCTACCTCTTCTATGAGGACATGAAGGAG GACCCAAAGAGGGAAATTGAGAAAATACTGAAGTTCTTGGAGAAAGACATAGCAGAGGAAGTTCTGGATAAAATCATCTACCATACCTCCTTTGATGTTATGAAGCAAAACCCAATGGCCAACTACACCACTCTGCCCACCAGCATCATGGACCACTCCATCTCCCCTTTTATGAGGAAAG GGATGCCTGGGGACTGGAAGAACTATTTCACTGTGGCTCAAAATGAAGAATTTGACAAGGATTACCAGAGGAAGATGGAAGGCAGCACCCTCACCTTCCGCACAGAGATCTGA